From Tautonia plasticadhaerens, the proteins below share one genomic window:
- a CDS encoding efflux RND transporter periplasmic adaptor subunit, translated as MKRIVFITAPVLAAMIALGLGVAVARPSWLPPWARIDPGRLPAWARIGAEVPATAEAFDYGLYCKEHGVPEKFCTLCHPELEETLLLCPEHGGIPEDICTLCHPEVEEKYDIVICPEHGLPEHFCVRCGDVPDASAALPDDGWCVTHNTPEALCADCLLAPEALATGAGPRVCRQPLPDVRLDSEDLAERIGLRAVPVGEERHAHHAEANAETAYDGNRHAEIYPRVAGFLHEIRVDLGDEVRPGDVLAVVDSAEVSGAKSRLISARAALDLARVEYERTRTLAERNAVASKQVLEAMTAQNQAEAAALDAAQTLRNLGFSDEDLGRIEAEKDTSSTLEVVSPIGGSVIFRHAVLGEAVQPTTKLFGVADKRAMWLWIDVYEHDIDRVVVGQRVTFSASGARLRADAPSHSGTVTWVGSEVDETTRTTRVRAELEDPGGRLRANVFGRARIRVEPEHDALVIPKDALQRHERADLVFLPLGAGRFRPQRVVTRPTDAPGLVEVAWGLEPGQEVVTDAAFLLKTEIMKGAIGAGCCE; from the coding sequence ATGAAGCGGATTGTGTTCATTACAGCACCCGTCCTGGCGGCGATGATCGCCCTCGGCCTCGGCGTGGCCGTCGCCCGGCCCTCCTGGCTTCCCCCCTGGGCCCGCATCGACCCGGGGCGGCTCCCCGCCTGGGCGCGGATCGGGGCCGAGGTCCCGGCGACGGCCGAAGCCTTCGACTACGGGCTGTATTGCAAGGAACACGGCGTGCCGGAGAAGTTCTGCACCCTCTGCCATCCCGAGCTGGAGGAGACCTTGCTGCTCTGCCCCGAGCACGGCGGCATCCCCGAGGACATCTGCACCCTCTGCCATCCCGAGGTGGAGGAGAAGTACGACATCGTCATCTGCCCCGAGCACGGGCTGCCGGAGCACTTCTGCGTCCGGTGCGGCGACGTCCCCGACGCCTCGGCCGCCCTGCCCGATGACGGCTGGTGCGTCACCCACAACACGCCCGAGGCCCTCTGCGCCGACTGCCTGCTCGCCCCCGAGGCGCTCGCCACCGGGGCCGGCCCACGGGTCTGCCGCCAGCCGCTGCCGGACGTACGGCTCGACTCCGAGGATCTGGCGGAGCGGATCGGCCTGAGGGCCGTGCCGGTGGGCGAGGAACGCCACGCCCACCACGCCGAGGCCAACGCCGAGACCGCCTACGACGGCAACCGCCACGCCGAGATCTATCCCCGCGTCGCCGGCTTCCTCCACGAGATCCGCGTCGACCTCGGCGACGAGGTCCGCCCCGGCGACGTCCTGGCCGTGGTCGACTCGGCCGAGGTCAGCGGCGCCAAGTCTCGCCTCATCTCGGCCCGGGCGGCCCTCGACCTGGCCCGGGTGGAATACGAGCGGACCCGGACCCTGGCCGAGCGTAACGCCGTCGCCTCGAAGCAGGTCCTGGAGGCGATGACCGCCCAGAACCAGGCCGAGGCCGCCGCCCTGGACGCCGCGCAGACGCTCCGCAACCTCGGCTTCAGCGACGAGGATCTGGGGCGGATCGAGGCGGAGAAGGACACCTCCAGCACGCTGGAGGTCGTCTCGCCGATCGGCGGCTCGGTCATCTTCCGCCACGCCGTGCTGGGCGAGGCCGTCCAGCCGACGACCAAGCTCTTCGGCGTGGCCGACAAGCGGGCGATGTGGCTCTGGATCGACGTCTATGAGCATGACATCGACCGGGTGGTGGTCGGCCAGAGGGTGACCTTCTCGGCATCGGGGGCACGCCTGAGGGCCGATGCCCCCTCCCATTCGGGGACCGTCACCTGGGTGGGCTCGGAGGTCGACGAGACGACCCGCACCACCCGGGTCCGTGCCGAGCTGGAGGATCCCGGCGGTCGGCTCCGCGCGAACGTCTTCGGCCGGGCCCGGATCCGGGTCGAGCCGGAGCACGACGCCCTGGTCATCCCCAAGGACGCCCTGCAACGGCACGAGCGGGCCGACCTGGTCTTCCTCCCGCTCGGGGCCGGGCGCTTCCGCCCGCAGCGGGTCGTGACCCGGCCCACCGACGCCCCCGGACTCGTCGAGGTCGCCTGGGGCCTGGAGCCGGGCCAGGAGGTGGTCACCGACGCCGCCTTCCTGCTCAAGACCGAGATCATGAAGGGCGCCATCGGCGCCGGCTGCTGCGAGTGA
- a CDS encoding IS630 family transposase (programmed frameshift), producing the protein MKKYIVTLTAEERQDLHELIAAGKAAAKKLAHARILLKADAAEGGPAWPDGRIAEAVEVSVATIERVRQRFVEQGLEAALVRKKQARPSRERALDGRAEAQLIALACSAPPDGRKAWTMRLLADTLVELEVVPTISDETVRRALKKGELKPHLKEQWCIPPEANAEFVAAMEDVLDVYHRPYDEKRPLVCLDEASKQLLGEVIQPIPAAPGQPGRFDYESVRNGTANLSMISEPLLGWRAVKVTERRTAVDFAEVVRWLVEEVHAEAEKVVLVMDNLNTHKLASLYEAFPPEQARRIAERLEIHHTPKHGSWLNMAEIELSVLARQCLDRRIESPEELRREVEAWEEDRNERGVEVEWQFTTADARIKLHRLYPTTQ; encoded by the exons TTGAAGAAGTACATCGTCACGCTGACGGCCGAGGAACGCCAGGACCTCCACGAGCTCATCGCGGCGGGGAAGGCCGCCGCGAAGAAGCTGGCCCACGCCCGCATCCTGCTCAAGGCCGACGCCGCCGAGGGCGGCCCCGCCTGGCCCGACGGGCGGATCGCCGAGGCCGTCGAGGTCAGCGTCGCCACCATCGAGCGGGTCCGCCAGCGGTTCGTCGAGCAGGGCCTGGAGGCGGCCCTGGTCCGCAAGAAGCAGGCCCGCCCCAGCCGAGAGCGGGCCCTGGACGGGCGGGCCGAGGCGCAGTTGATCGCCCTGGCCTGCTCCGCGCCGCCGGACGGCCGCAAGGCCTGGACGATGCGGCTGCTGGCCGACACGCTCGTCGAGCTGGAGGTCGTCCCCACGATCTCCGACGAGACGGTGCGGCGCGCTTTGAAAAAAG GCGAACTGAAGCCGCACCTGAAGGAGCAGTGGTGCATCCCGCCGGAGGCGAACGCCGAGTTCGTGGCGGCGATGGAGGACGTGCTGGACGTCTACCACCGCCCCTACGACGAGAAGCGGCCGCTGGTCTGCCTCGACGAGGCGAGCAAGCAACTCCTCGGCGAGGTGATCCAGCCGATCCCGGCCGCCCCCGGCCAGCCGGGGCGGTTCGACTACGAGTCCGTCCGCAACGGGACGGCCAACCTGTCCATGATCTCCGAGCCGCTGCTGGGCTGGCGGGCGGTGAAGGTAACCGAGCGTCGGACGGCGGTGGACTTCGCCGAGGTGGTCCGCTGGCTGGTCGAGGAGGTGCACGCGGAGGCGGAGAAGGTCGTCCTGGTGATGGACAACCTGAACACGCACAAGCTGGCCTCGCTGTACGAGGCCTTCCCGCCGGAGCAGGCGAGGCGGATTGCCGAGCGATTGGAGATCCATCACACGCCGAAGCATGGCAGCTGGCTGAACATGGCGGAGATCGAGCTGTCGGTGCTGGCCCGGCAGTGCCTGGATCGACGGATCGAGTCGCCCGAGGAGCTTCGCCGCGAGGTGGAGGCGTGGGAGGAGGACCGCAACGAGCGTGGGGTCGAGGTGGAGTGGCAGTTCACCACGGCGGACGCCCGGATCAAGCTGCACCGGCTATACCCGACAACTCAATAG
- a CDS encoding winged helix-turn-helix domain-containing protein, with the protein MQQGESPTVIARILGVCRTSLYRRLGMAKDSPEALAAKPHPGPTPRPSDERLRELEDLLPRGARAHGWPNDPRSAQRVAEVIRRRFGVTYHVEHARKLIRRRLNRTSQKPQRRAEQRNEEGIAR; encoded by the coding sequence ATGCAGCAGGGCGAGTCCCCCACCGTCATCGCTCGCATCCTCGGCGTCTGCCGTACCTCGTTGTATCGCCGGCTCGGCATGGCCAAGGACTCCCCCGAGGCCCTGGCCGCCAAGCCGCATCCCGGCCCGACGCCCCGGCCCTCCGACGAGCGGCTCCGGGAGCTCGAGGACTTGCTGCCGCGGGGGGCCAGGGCCCACGGCTGGCCCAACGACCCGCGGAGTGCCCAGCGGGTCGCCGAGGTCATCCGCCGCCGCTTCGGCGTCACCTACCACGTCGAGCACGCCCGCAAGCTCATCCGACGGCGGCTGAACCGGACCAGCCAGAAGCCGCAGAGGCGGGCCGAGCAGCGCAACGAGGAGGGGATCGCCCGCTGA
- a CDS encoding IS630 family transposase (programmed frameshift) translates to MAKKYVLKLTAEERAELARLVRKGNIAGWKVQRAQALLKCDQGPDGPAWPDAKIAEAFGVTTRSLESWRKRAVEHGPMALLQRRPRTPSAVPKLGGENEARLTALACSQPPRGLARWSLRLLAERLVELEVVAAVSHETVRRSLKKGALKPWLRRMWCIPPEQDAAFVCQMEQVLEAYRRPYDPRRPVVCMDEQPKQLIAEARRPSPAAPGRPARVDYEYVREGTCTVWMFVEPLAGWRDVRVTEAKTAVDWAHRVQRLVDDPRHAEAERITLVCDNLVTHSLASLYKAFEPAEALRLARRLELVHTPKHGSWLNVAEIELSVLTRQCLDRRIAVQDEVAGEAGAWGERRNAKQVGVEWHFTTEDARIKLRHLYPKINE, encoded by the exons ATGGCAAAGAAGTACGTCCTGAAGCTGACGGCCGAAGAGCGGGCCGAGCTGGCTCGCCTGGTCCGCAAGGGCAACATCGCCGGCTGGAAGGTGCAGCGGGCTCAGGCCCTGCTCAAGTGCGACCAGGGGCCCGACGGGCCGGCCTGGCCCGACGCGAAGATCGCCGAGGCGTTCGGCGTCACGACCCGCAGCCTGGAGTCGTGGCGCAAGCGGGCCGTCGAGCACGGGCCGATGGCGCTGCTGCAGCGCAGGCCGCGGACCCCGTCGGCGGTCCCCAAACTCGGCGGCGAGAACGAGGCGCGGTTGACGGCCCTGGCCTGCTCGCAGCCGCCCAGGGGCCTGGCCCGCTGGTCGCTCCGGCTGCTGGCCGAGCGCCTGGTGGAGTTGGAGGTCGTCGCGGCGGTCTCGCACGAGACCGTCCGCCGCTCTTTGAAAAAAG GCGCGCTGAAGCCGTGGCTCAGGCGGATGTGGTGCATCCCGCCGGAGCAGGACGCGGCCTTCGTCTGCCAGATGGAGCAGGTCCTGGAGGCCTACCGGCGCCCGTATGATCCGAGGCGCCCCGTCGTCTGCATGGACGAACAGCCCAAGCAGCTGATCGCCGAGGCGCGGCGGCCATCGCCGGCGGCGCCCGGACGCCCGGCCCGGGTCGACTACGAGTATGTCCGCGAGGGGACCTGCACGGTGTGGATGTTCGTCGAGCCGCTGGCCGGCTGGCGCGACGTGCGCGTGACCGAGGCGAAGACGGCCGTGGACTGGGCCCACCGGGTGCAGCGGCTGGTGGACGACCCGCGCCACGCCGAGGCCGAGCGGATCACGCTGGTCTGCGACAACCTCGTGACCCATTCGCTGGCGTCGCTGTACAAGGCGTTCGAGCCGGCCGAGGCCTTGCGGTTGGCGCGGCGACTGGAGCTGGTGCACACGCCGAAGCACGGCAGCTGGCTGAACGTCGCCGAGATCGAGCTGTCGGTGTTGACGCGGCAGTGCCTGGACCGGCGCATCGCGGTGCAGGACGAGGTGGCCGGGGAGGCCGGCGCCTGGGGCGAGCGCCGGAACGCCAAACAGGTGGGCGTCGAGTGGCACTTCACCACCGAGGACGCCCGGATCAAGCTGAGGCACCTCTACCCGAAGATTAACGAGTGA
- a CDS encoding RNA recognition motif domain-containing protein gives MDDLRQAFEQTLGIPFSVLPIPDRPIVRIFDGPAMLYGTREAKERPVLYSGQVDSIAAGSYPGYFLVGAWGHGVNSFAFYYARDDGCSRLYFRLAHGGAYMDNEAQAAKIAKFLPDFFAFEAERIREEGRILAIDAMYWGMYRVARADGVWEYFGSVFGESSREFDGFLTEGSCFVCVDGLRGDASLHDLDDLFRPFGEVRYRWAEFEPDGHRIGGACCVVMGSVGEARAAIAALHDREFHGRRLKLRQPSGIDAWR, from the coding sequence ATGGACGACCTCCGGCAGGCGTTCGAGCAGACGTTAGGCATCCCCTTCTCCGTGCTGCCGATCCCCGACCGGCCTATCGTCCGCATCTTCGACGGGCCGGCGATGCTCTACGGGACTCGGGAGGCAAAGGAGCGACCCGTCCTCTACTCGGGACAGGTCGATTCCATCGCCGCCGGCTCGTATCCCGGCTACTTCCTGGTCGGAGCCTGGGGGCACGGCGTCAACAGTTTCGCCTTTTACTATGCCCGTGACGACGGCTGCAGCCGGCTCTACTTCCGGCTCGCCCACGGGGGGGCCTACATGGACAACGAGGCCCAGGCCGCCAAGATCGCCAAGTTCCTGCCCGACTTCTTCGCCTTCGAGGCGGAGCGAATCCGCGAGGAGGGGCGTATCCTGGCGATCGATGCCATGTATTGGGGGATGTATCGGGTCGCTCGGGCGGATGGCGTCTGGGAGTACTTCGGGTCGGTGTTCGGCGAGTCGAGTCGGGAGTTCGATGGCTTTCTGACGGAGGGGAGTTGCTTCGTTTGCGTGGACGGACTCCGGGGCGATGCCTCGTTGCACGACCTCGATGACCTCTTCAGGCCCTTCGGAGAAGTCCGGTATCGCTGGGCCGAATTCGAACCCGACGGGCACCGCATCGGCGGGGCGTGCTGCGTCGTGATGGGCAGCGTCGGCGAGGCCCGTGCAGCCATCGCGGCACTGCACGACCGGGAGTTTCATGGCCGCAGACTCAAGCTCCGCCAGCCTTCCGGGATTGATGCGTGGAGGTGA
- a CDS encoding IS701 family transposase, giving the protein MATKTTHSPSLPTLESVRGWADELDAVAGRIGRHFARSEPRRRAGEYLRGLLSVVERKNGWQLAEHAGDDRPYGVQHLLSRADWDPDAVRDDLRSNVAEHLGHPDGVLIVDETGFLKKGTKSVGVRRQYSGTAGRIENCQVGVFLAHATPKGRAFLDGELYLPEEWAEDADRRRAAGVPEEIRFAPKTAQARRMVERALDAGVPAAWGTADAVYGSDSKFRSAIERRGLGYVVGVRSDQSVRVGFRQVRVARLRAEAPAAAWHRLSCGDGSKGPRAFDWAIHPINSPEPEEYARRLLVRRGVDDPEEVAYFLCGGSPGTTLERLVAAAGTRWPVEMCQADSTSSDGWCAAPGAGYDRRHRTARTGRVVPKPSDHFTGRDRMPPAARRTAPPRA; this is encoded by the coding sequence GTGGCGACCAAGACGACGCACTCGCCCAGCCTCCCGACTCTCGAGTCGGTCCGCGGTTGGGCCGACGAACTGGATGCGGTGGCCGGGCGGATCGGCAGGCACTTCGCCCGCTCGGAGCCCCGGCGCCGCGCGGGGGAGTACCTCCGCGGCCTGCTGAGCGTCGTCGAGCGCAAGAACGGCTGGCAACTGGCCGAGCACGCCGGTGACGACCGCCCCTACGGCGTGCAGCACCTGCTCTCGCGGGCCGACTGGGACCCCGACGCCGTTCGCGACGACCTGCGATCCAACGTCGCCGAGCACCTCGGCCACCCGGACGGCGTGCTGATCGTCGACGAGACCGGCTTCCTCAAGAAGGGGACCAAGAGCGTCGGTGTGCGGCGGCAGTACTCGGGCACGGCCGGGCGGATCGAGAACTGCCAGGTCGGCGTCTTCCTGGCCCATGCCACGCCGAAGGGGCGGGCCTTCCTCGACGGCGAGCTGTACTTGCCCGAGGAGTGGGCCGAGGACGCCGATCGCCGACGGGCCGCCGGTGTGCCGGAGGAGATCCGCTTCGCCCCGAAGACGGCCCAGGCCCGGAGGATGGTCGAGCGGGCCCTGGACGCCGGCGTCCCCGCCGCCTGGGGGACGGCCGATGCCGTCTACGGCTCGGATTCCAAGTTCCGCTCGGCGATCGAGCGCCGGGGGCTTGGGTATGTCGTCGGCGTGCGGAGCGACCAGTCGGTCCGGGTCGGCTTCCGCCAGGTCCGCGTCGCGAGGCTGCGGGCCGAGGCGCCCGCCGCGGCGTGGCATCGGCTCAGCTGCGGTGATGGGTCCAAGGGGCCGCGGGCCTTCGACTGGGCGATCCACCCGATCAACAGCCCCGAGCCCGAGGAATATGCCCGCCGGCTGCTGGTGCGGCGCGGCGTCGACGACCCGGAGGAGGTGGCCTACTTCCTCTGCGGCGGGTCGCCCGGCACGACGCTCGAGCGGCTGGTCGCCGCGGCTGGGACTCGCTGGCCGGTGGAGATGTGCCAAGCAGACTCCACCTCAAGCGACGGGTGGTGCGCGGCCCCCGGCGCCGGTTACGATCGGCGTCACCGCACTGCTCGAACTGGCCGCGTGGTGCCGAAACCATCTGACCATTTCACCGGGAGAGATCGCATGCCCCCCGCCGCACGACGCACCGCTCCCCCCCGCGCCTGA
- a CDS encoding transposase: MARRTYAPGGKAPIQGAWHRKGRISAIGAVAVSPVLRRPNLVFRLLPDDANAHGEDTVSFLARPRGRLRGPMTILRDRGGIHKRSRVVKAYQAKHPGIEAEDFPGYAPDANPDEGVWGDTEYPRLPSYAPEDTRELRLRLWDESSALRQRPDLLASFIRHAGIPLRLESLSLWQGWAQ, translated from the coding sequence GTGGCCCGCCGCACCTACGCCCCCGGGGGAAAGGCCCCGATCCAGGGGGCGTGGCATCGCAAGGGCCGGATCTCGGCGATCGGCGCCGTGGCCGTCAGCCCGGTGCTCCGGCGGCCCAACCTCGTCTTCCGGTTGCTGCCGGACGACGCCAACGCCCACGGGGAGGACACGGTCTCCTTCCTGGCCCGGCCCCGGGGCCGGCTCCGGGGGCCGATGACGATCCTCCGGGACCGGGGCGGGATCCATAAGCGGTCGAGGGTGGTGAAGGCGTACCAGGCCAAGCATCCGGGGATCGAGGCCGAGGACTTCCCCGGCTACGCCCCGGATGCGAATCCGGACGAAGGGGTGTGGGGCGACACCGAGTACCCGCGATTGCCGAGCTATGCGCCCGAGGACACCCGAGAGCTCCGGCTCCGGCTGTGGGACGAGTCCTCGGCCTTGCGGCAGCGACCGGACCTGCTGGCCTCGTTCATCCGCCACGCCGGGATCCCACTCCGGTTGGAGTCCTTGTCTCTTTGGCAAGGCTGGGCTCAGTAA
- a CDS encoding potassium/proton antiporter, whose product MFPVDILILVAGILLLLGIASSKLSSRAGIPVLVLFLGLGMLAGEEGIGGIVFDSYALAHAIGTLALAVILFDGGLNTPMTAFRIAWRPALALASAGVVITAAVTGAVATWLLGFSPVQGMLLGSIVGSTDAAAVFAALRSGGIRLPDRLGATLEVESGSNDPMAIFLTLGLIQVILGEMALGPDLLGLLARQALWGTIAGLAVGFAGVTLINRMRLEAEGLYPVLASTCGLLAFGIAAALGGSGFLSVYLAGIVIGNRRIVCKRGIFLFHNAGAWLAQIVMFVVLGLLSFPSRLLGVAPQGMLMAAILVFVARPLAVALTLLPFRFGWRELCFLSWGGLKGAVPITLATFPFLFGLPGAEPIFDVVFFVVLVSALVQGWTLSPLARRLGLQRPTEPAPPVALEISSLRHVEGEVVDYFVEPGSRAAGRQVRELALPQGAVIAIIARGERIVPPQGSTRLEVGDHAIVVMAPQARPLVDRVLGRETVSVALPPEVEFPLRGGARVSELEAFYGVQMDSPPEQTLDEAIRDRLGVERADPGQLVVFGPIALRVREVDRAGRVEAVGMIILPGEADEGVLPGR is encoded by the coding sequence TTGTTCCCCGTCGATATCCTGATCCTTGTCGCCGGCATCCTCCTCCTGCTGGGCATCGCCTCCAGCAAGCTCTCGTCCCGGGCCGGCATCCCCGTCCTGGTCCTCTTCCTGGGCTTGGGGATGCTCGCCGGCGAGGAGGGGATCGGCGGTATCGTGTTCGATAGCTATGCGCTGGCGCACGCGATCGGCACGCTGGCCCTGGCGGTGATCCTCTTCGACGGCGGCCTGAACACGCCGATGACGGCCTTCCGCATCGCCTGGAGGCCGGCGCTGGCCCTGGCCTCCGCCGGCGTGGTGATCACCGCGGCCGTCACCGGCGCCGTCGCCACCTGGCTTCTCGGCTTCAGCCCCGTCCAGGGCATGCTGCTGGGCAGCATCGTCGGCTCGACCGACGCGGCGGCCGTCTTCGCCGCGCTCCGCTCCGGAGGCATTCGCTTGCCCGACCGGCTCGGCGCCACGCTCGAGGTCGAGAGCGGCTCCAACGACCCGATGGCGATCTTCCTGACGCTCGGCCTCATCCAGGTGATCCTGGGGGAGATGGCGCTCGGCCCCGACTTGCTCGGCCTGCTCGCCCGCCAGGCTCTCTGGGGGACGATCGCCGGACTGGCGGTCGGCTTCGCCGGGGTCACGCTGATCAACCGCATGCGGCTGGAGGCCGAGGGGCTCTACCCCGTGCTGGCCAGCACGTGCGGGCTGCTGGCCTTCGGGATCGCGGCCGCCCTGGGCGGGAGCGGGTTCCTGTCGGTCTACCTGGCGGGCATCGTCATCGGCAACCGCCGGATCGTCTGCAAGCGGGGCATCTTCCTGTTCCACAACGCCGGGGCCTGGCTGGCCCAAATCGTCATGTTCGTGGTCCTCGGCCTGCTCAGCTTCCCGAGCCGACTGCTCGGGGTCGCGCCGCAGGGGATGCTGATGGCCGCGATCCTGGTCTTCGTCGCCCGCCCGCTGGCGGTCGCCCTGACCCTGTTGCCGTTCCGATTCGGGTGGCGAGAGTTGTGCTTCCTCTCCTGGGGCGGGCTGAAGGGCGCCGTGCCGATCACCCTCGCGACCTTCCCCTTCCTGTTCGGGCTGCCCGGGGCCGAGCCGATCTTCGACGTGGTCTTCTTCGTGGTGCTGGTGTCGGCCCTGGTGCAGGGCTGGACGCTGTCCCCGCTCGCTCGACGGCTGGGACTGCAGCGCCCGACCGAACCGGCGCCGCCGGTGGCCCTGGAGATCAGCTCCCTGCGGCACGTCGAGGGGGAGGTGGTCGATTACTTCGTCGAGCCCGGCTCGCGCGCCGCGGGCCGGCAGGTCCGAGAACTGGCCCTGCCCCAGGGGGCGGTGATCGCGATCATCGCCCGGGGAGAGCGGATCGTCCCCCCGCAGGGGAGCACTCGGTTGGAGGTCGGTGACCACGCGATCGTCGTGATGGCGCCCCAGGCGAGACCGCTGGTCGACCGGGTCCTCGGCAGGGAGACGGTGTCGGTCGCCCTCCCGCCCGAGGTCGAGTTCCCGCTCCGCGGGGGGGCGAGGGTGAGCGAGTTGGAGGCGTTCTATGGCGTCCAGATGGACTCGCCGCCGGAGCAAACGCTGGACGAGGCGATCCGCGATCGCCTCGGGGTCGAGCGGGCGGATCCCGGGCAACTCGTCGTCTTCGGGCCGATCGCGCTGCGGGTGCGGGAGGTGGACCGGGCCGGCCGGGTCGAGGCGGTGGGGATGATCATCCTTCCGGGGGAGGCCGACGAGGGCGTTCTGCCGGGCCGATAA